In Raphanus sativus cultivar WK10039 unplaced genomic scaffold, ASM80110v3 Scaffold1454, whole genome shotgun sequence, the genomic window TCTCCTTCAACTCTAGTTCTTATGCTGAGCGTTTGTTCTTCGGAGTGTTATATTCTCGGTTGGATCGTTGATACGATTGGTGTTTATTGTGGGCTCGGTTCTGAGCATCTTCCCCGAGTTTGGCGTCTCTCCTCTTGTTATGGCTCTTCAGATGGTGGTTTTATCTGTCATGACTTTCtccaattggttcatgtttaGTTTGGAAGTTTATGGTTCCTTGGCCCTTGAACAACAACGGCGAAAACGTTTCGAGGATCTTTGGTTTGCTTTTGACTCTTTTCGGTGAGAAGGTTTGTTGTTGAGGCATGTGTTCCCTCGGTCTGCTGCTCAGTTTAGCGGATGGACCTTCTCTGTTTTTCGTCCTGGTTGTCAAGCTTCTCAAGTGTTTTGGGATCGTCCTGATTGGTATCCCGTCCTCGTCTCGTCTGGTTGTCCCTTTTGAAACTTCCGGTTATCATGGGTTCTTGGTTTCTCTGCTCTTCTATTATCTTGGACTTCTTTTAACTTGGGAATTTGAGTTCTGTCTttttcaatcttttctttaggTGCCCGTGTGTATTTGGGTTTAAGCTTCCCTTCATGGGATTTAGTTTCCGGGGATATATTCATGTTCCGCCGGCTTCAGTGCCTGTTCTTGGGCTGTAAAACTTTGTTCATGTTCTAATATAATccaatttgggaaaaaaaaaagaacaagtaATTGCCTTGTTAAATTCAACTATGTATTGTAATTGGAAATGGATCAATTATTGGCTATGGGGTGTCAGTTTTAGATGATATTGACATAATTGATAGAggaaaatatatcaaatatgcAAATTATTTTCGTGTTAGGCACGAAAGGAGGAACAAGTCCTCTAACGAATTATGTATGGTTCATGgtttttcttgttttagttttacagatatatattttaaaaaaatcatgtactTAATGATTTTTGAGTTGTCtgaattgaataaataaatcttGCATGTTTTGCTCTTGGTTTTTTTGCTCTTTATATTTTATGAGttcaattttgttatttattgaatatatagccaaaacaattaatttgataaaatcaaAAGTCATTCAGAATTTTAAATCGGTTTTCTTGATTTGATGACAATATTTAGATATTCAATTcaaacatttatttattatggaTTTTCATGCTTTTAGAAGCTAGAAAGTacacaaacaaagaaaatacaggagagaaaatacaaatttcacATAAGAACAGAACATAATGGTCTTGATACGGAACCATTTTCTTTCCTTGTGTGTTCAGACCAAGTAAGGCAAACATCAAAAGCATCTACTCGGCTCCAAACTTCTTCCTGAGGGCATAAGCATACTCAATAATCTTGTCAGAATCAGCTAATGCCTTAACCACGCTCTCTCTTTCTAAACACCTCTTGGTCCACTCAGTCAGCTTTGGGAACTCTGTTTCGAAACTAAACTCACCAAACTTCTCCATAGCTTTGAACCAGCTGTAATAACCCATCAACGCGATGTCTAGGAACCCAAACACTTCCCCACCGTAGTAAGTTTTGTCTCCAAGCTCTGTTTCAAGTGTCTTGAAATGTTCAATCAGTTCTTTCTTGGCTGCAACTTGATCTTCTCCCTTTGTTCCCCATATTTTCCATGCTGGGTCGTAAAGctgaacacacacacacacacagcaAGAATCAAACAAAGTCATTAACAATCAgattttttattcttctttaCGATGCATTTGTAAATGTAAACCAAAGGggaacagatttttttttttggagaaagaTACAAGTTCTTGAATCTTTACACATCAATCAAGAAAGCCTAGTAAAGAAAACATCTAAAAGTTAGATTATATTTAAATC contains:
- the LOC130504253 gene encoding glutathione S-transferase U26-like, translated to MAGELVLLDFWPSMFGMRTKMALAEKGVSYEYIETDPWTKTPLLIEMNPIHKKIPVLIHKGKPICESLIQLEYIDEVWSDTYPILPSDPYQKAQARFWADFIDKKLYDPAWKIWGTKGEDQVAAKKELIEHFKTLETELGDKTYYGGEVFGFLDIALMGYYSWFKAMEKFGEFSFETEFPKLTEWTKRCLERESVVKALADSDKIIEYAYALRKKFGAE